CAACATACACTTCACGGAAAATCTGACATACCCTATTCGTTCAAAATTCCACGAATTAACAGGGAAAATGCACTGATTTTGGATTTCCTTATAACATTTGACAGGCCATCGCCTGTACAACCCGCTCTTGTTCTTTCCACCCTGACCACGAGCACGGTCAATCGCAACAAACGCACTCAAGGATGAGGCTGCGCCTTTAATAGTTCCTCTTCATCCGTAACAGCATTTGCCTCGAACCATTTCTTTTCCATATCGGATCCCGTCGGTGGTGCGATCAGCCCGTTGACTCTCCACAGCTCACGACTGGCCTCGTAGATACCAAGCTCCCACTCAACACCTTTGGGCTTTAAGATCGGCCTCAGAATATCATCCACTgctttgaagaagaagttctgGATCTCTTGACTGTCGAGGGCTCGGGCGATATGGTAAATGGACAAGGTGGTGAGCGCAGGAGGGTTCTCTCCTCCCGCGTAGATGTTCTCTGGGCCCAGCTCGAAGAAGTGGACATGGCAATAGAAAGGTGGCAGACCGACGCTCGTGTATATCTGGGTCATTTGTTGGGCAATGCATTGTTTCTCCTCGGGCGTCAGGGTACCGGCGGTGTGATGGAAAACCCACTTCGGCATGATGAGGGGAGGTCGTTTGCGTTTCGAGAAAGTGTAGAGAGTCAAGGGAGTTATGGAGGAAAGTGATATTTCGAATTGGGGATCATTCATGTTGCCTTGGGTCAATGGGGCTTATGTAGCAGGCACAATAGTCCAATTGTTCCGTCCGTCATTGCTATAAACCATGAACTTGAAACCATAGCTTGCAGAGGTACGACATGGAATTTGTCTGATTATCTCAACAGCCCGGGTTATTAGTGATCATTCCGTGCCGCAACAGTAGCTTTTACTATTCTTTCCGGCTTTAATCAATCTATATAAATCCCTGTATAGGAAAGTCGAGCTAGTCAGAATGAAGAAAGATACATTCATTCCTAGACAATAGTTCAACAGTTTCACTCTCACAATGTCCGAACTACGAGCAGCAGTCTACGTTGCACCTCCCATCCCGTTCCACGCGGCGCCTCCTTCAAAAGGCAGCCAATGGTCACCAATATCATGCACTCTCATCTATTCAGCAGAAGAAGCCGTTCTTGTCGATACGCCAATCACGATCAAGCAGACAGAGTATCTGCTTGAATGGATCGATAACATCGCCCCAAAACGAAAACTGGCGATACCTACATCACCAACGGACACGGCGATCACTTTCTCGGAATCCCCATCATCCTTAATCGCTTCCTGGAGGCAGTACCAGTTGCAACGCCCGGAGTAATCGAGCGCATGAAGCAGCAGGTGGAGGAACCGGTATTCAGCACCGTTTGGGAAAGCCGTTTCCCCGGTCAAATCCCCCTTCCTCAGCCGAAGGTATTGGCCAATTCGTTACCGAAAAGCAATACATTCACGCTTCAAAACCGCTGGACCTTTGAGGCT
This sequence is a window from Aspergillus chevalieri M1 DNA, chromosome 5, nearly complete sequence. Protein-coding genes within it:
- a CDS encoding tautomerase family protein (COG:S;~EggNog:ENOG410PQAI;~InterPro:IPR028116,IPR014347;~PFAM:PF14832), with product MNDPQFEISLSSITPLTLYTFSKRKRPPLIMPKWVFHHTAGTLTPEEKQCIAQQMTQIYTSVGLPPFYCHVHFFELGPENIYAGGENPPALTTLSIYHIARALDSQEIQNFFFKAVDDILRPILKPKGVEWELGIYEASRELWRVNGLIAPPTGSDMEKKWFEANAVTDEEELLKAQPHP